One window of the Candidatus Fermentibacter sp. genome contains the following:
- a CDS encoding ATP-binding protein, which produces MAFMSASSRPSPRVFPFSAIVGQNQAKLAMTLALIDPGMGGVLLSGVKGTAKSTLVRALPGIVPPFRVRSGCRYHCNADSTRNLCEDCARGRGDPVDFQPSIVTLPLGTTEDSLLGSIDMEKLLRDGTVRFEVGLLGDANNQILYVDEVNLLPDSIADDLLDACASGWNTVERESVSVSHPAGFTLVGTMNPEEGHLRPQLLDRFALSVRIETITDPEQRTEIISRSLSFSANPEAFAAAFTRHDESLKSRISTARRRLEQVKIRLVTLWTVAGAMASLELDGQRPDIVTLRAARALAALEGAPAIELDHLVRVAPLSVMHRTRGGGFSQPPGEEDVADALHRAAIAGEKKEGAQTAWAWDRCLEVGKR; this is translated from the coding sequence ATGGCGTTCATGTCAGCCTCCTCGAGACCGTCGCCCAGGGTCTTCCCGTTCTCCGCGATCGTCGGGCAGAACCAGGCGAAGCTGGCCATGACACTGGCGCTCATAGATCCCGGTATGGGTGGAGTGCTGCTTTCGGGAGTGAAGGGCACGGCCAAGTCTACACTGGTAAGGGCTCTGCCGGGCATCGTGCCACCCTTCAGGGTGAGGTCCGGCTGCAGATACCACTGCAACGCCGACTCCACCCGGAACCTTTGCGAAGACTGCGCCCGCGGACGGGGCGATCCCGTCGACTTCCAGCCCTCGATAGTCACGCTCCCCCTCGGGACCACCGAAGACAGCCTCCTGGGCAGCATCGACATGGAAAAGCTCCTCCGGGACGGGACGGTCCGCTTCGAAGTCGGCCTGCTCGGTGACGCCAACAACCAGATCCTCTATGTCGACGAGGTGAACCTCCTTCCCGACAGCATCGCCGACGACCTCCTCGATGCGTGCGCGAGCGGATGGAACACCGTCGAGCGCGAGAGCGTATCCGTCTCCCACCCCGCCGGGTTCACCCTTGTGGGCACCATGAACCCCGAGGAGGGCCACCTTCGACCCCAGCTCCTCGACCGTTTCGCGCTGTCGGTCAGGATCGAGACCATCACCGACCCCGAGCAGCGCACCGAGATCATCTCTCGTTCGCTGTCGTTCTCAGCGAATCCGGAGGCTTTCGCCGCCGCCTTCACGAGGCACGACGAGTCCCTCAAGAGCAGGATCTCGACCGCCCGCAGAAGGCTCGAACAGGTGAAGATCCGCCTCGTGACCCTCTGGACCGTGGCCGGCGCGATGGCGTCCCTCGAACTCGACGGACAGAGGCCCGACATCGTGACTCTCCGCGCAGCGAGAGCTCTTGCGGCCCTCGAAGGGGCACCCGCCATCGAGCTCGATCATCTCGTCCGGGTCGCCCCGCTGTCGGTGATGCACCGGACCAGGGGCGGCGGTTTCAGCCAGCCCCCCGGTGAGGAGGATGTGGCCGACGCACTGCACCGGGCTGCCATCGCCGGCGAGAAGAAGGAAGGCGCCCAGACGGCCTGGGCCTGGGACAGGT